In Prunus dulcis chromosome 2, ALMONDv2, whole genome shotgun sequence, a single genomic region encodes these proteins:
- the LOC117620010 gene encoding 40S ribosomal protein S13, translating to MGRMHSRGKGISASALPYKRTPPSWLKISTQDVEENICKFAKKGLTPSQIGVILRDSHGIAQVKSVTGSKILRILKAHGLAPEIPEDLYHLIKKAVSIRKHLERNRKDKDSKFRLILVESRIHRLARYYKKTKKLPPVWKYESTTASTLVA from the exons ATGGGGCGTATGCATAGCAGAGG TAAGGGTATATCGGCTTCAGCTCTTCCATACAAGAGGACCCCCCCGAGCTGGCTGAAGATCTCTACTCAGGAT GTTGAGGAGAACATCTGCAAGTTTGCCAAGAAAGGTCTAACACCCTCTCAAATTGGTGTTATTCTACGTGATTCTCATGGGATTGCTCAGGTGAAGAGTGTTACTGGAAGCAAGATATTGCGTATACTGAAGGCGCATG GTCTTGCCCCTGAAATACCTGAGGATTTATACCACCTCATCAAGAAAGCCGTCTCAATTAGAAAACATTTGGAAAGGAACAGGAAGGACAAGGATTCTAAATTTAGACTGATTTTGGTTGAGAGCAGAATCCATCGCCTTGCTCGTTACTATAAGAAGACAAAGAAGCTTCCACCAGTATGGAAATA TGAGTCTACCACCGCCAGCACCCTTGTGGCATAG